atggcttggataagtaaaagcgttttaaagttatcaccacataaagtgacacgtaagattagcaaaaaatggcctggtcctgaaggagttaaatgttacaaaactacaactcccagcatgatctGACAACGGATTGTTATTTACTCCACAAATCAGACCTCAAACCCAAGACGGTTTCGCTCTGAAAAAACATTGGATATATatagtgtgacacagtgaaaggtttggtctgggaaaacaggtattttcatcCCAGCATCATTTTGTGAGCAGCAAAAATTTTGTGaacacctgctgggctgatttacagccaggtgaggtcaaataccagaccggattttaagtgcctatccaggttttggcagcacctggctgtccttaaataggcagctgggctcagaagcgaggtctctgtgttggtatCTGGGAGCCttatgtctggatgaaggcttactacctgtttggcgtgaaaacaggttggtgctgctatgctaaaggactctttgaggcagaattgccacatggtgtgaattaccaccaacaccgcaaggtgactttttgcttgtttatgactgcttgtattgtcacttgcctaaagtgtgaataaaacactgaactgtttaatccaaagaactttttgttgcctctatactgcgtctgctaatcctgtctaccagagcgagttcccacaatagatatatatatatataaattctacTACCCCATGCCAGGCTACAACCCGCTAAAGTCTTCACCAAAAATCTCATGTATTTGAATATGATTTATTCTGAACTGTATGGAGGGTACCTACCGGTAGGTCCATGGTGAGATGGAGCGTTCGTTTAGGGCAAGCCCCTTTTTCAAAGTGTTCATGCTTGGGCAGGTGGGTTGTCGGGCTCTCCTGCGTCTTTTTCTTCTCCTCTCATTTTTCTCCAGCTTGCTCACCAGGTTCACTGCAGAGTATTTGTCCCAATGCATCTTGCTGCTCACAAAATGATGCAGAACCTTGGACGGGGTCTTTTCCAGCTCTTTTTCACTGAAGCAGTAGATGCTGTCCTGGTTATGATGTTGATTCCTGTGCTTACTAGGCTTCGCACAGCAGATATTGATGGACCAAACGGCAAGCAATAAGATGACCCACTGGAAGAAGAGGTAGAAAGAATACAATTATTATaatttcttttttcctttcttaAATACATTAATTTCTTTTGTTGGAAAGTTCTCTTAGTGGATCCTATGCACAAGACAACCCCAAAAAACATACAATTTGTACTATATCTACGTTAAGTTACATGAACATTAGACATTTGAGTGAAATATTGTGCTGCAGTACTGCTGCCGGTCACTAGAATCCAAAAATGTGCATCATTCAAAATATAACGCATGACCTATAAGCATTTtgctgaggtttctatggtgcaGTTCCACCTGCAGCCTCTGGATGTCACTTGCCTATGCAAAACAGATAGCACCTCATTGAAGCAGAGACTTGTCAGCACCATTCCTGCACATGCTCCATCTAGGTGCTAGGGCCCTGTCCTCTGCCAGGCTGTGGTGGTCCTGCTGGGTGGGGggtgcagggtctgctctggtGGTGCTGATACAGGAGCAGGACAATGATCTGCTTACCAGACTGTGCATGGTGGCTTCTCCCTGAGTCTTGCTGGTGCAGCAGGTGGAATGATGTTGCCTGATATGTGATGCTCAGCTAAGTTCTGCTTTGGTCCTTTGACTCTTTCATTTTATATCCAAACCTGAATCCTCCCTCGGAAAATCCAGGTGAGGGCAGAAGTCTCCACCTCCTTACGTAAAGGAAAGTTTGATTTTACACTCATTCTACTTCCTTGTCACTTGCAGGTAAAGCTTTCCATTCACTTCCTGCAACCATCTCGTCTATTTGTAATTCAACTTTTTCTTACTTTCCTTAATAAGCAATTTCCATAGACCCCTGGTGCCTGCAAGTGTAATGTCCAGGAGTACCATTACTACTCCTTCTACACCTTGCTACTACTTTCCATATGCTAATTTATATCACCTCATatatttcctataatgtgcatatGTATTGCTATGTACACTGAACAAAGATAtaactttcggttttgctcccattttgcatgagctgaactcaaagatctgaaacattttctacatacacaaaagacccattactctcaaatattgttcacaaatctgtctaaatctgtgttagtgagcacttctcctttgccgagataatccatcccacctcacaggtgcggcatatcaaggtgctgattagacagcatgaatattgcacaggtgtgccttagactgcccacaacaaaaggccactctgaaaagtgcagtttgatcacacagcacaattggcatgctgactgcaggaatgtctaccagagctgttgcccatgcaatgaatgttcagtTCTCTACTATAAGCCGTCTACAAagacgtttcagagaatttggtagtacatctgtaacatcccagagttgttACGAAActattttaccccgctacaacctgttaagggcatcttcattgtcatcttgtgtaactTCATGTAATTTCCTCACAATTGTGCATTCAAAGCCTtgtaaatgtatattgctgtaatttccatgttcaccagcaggtggcagcaatgtgttagcagagACTTAGGGCCAGTTTATTATTTCTgagctggaatagtacattccagtttagctcccccttctGTGAGCAGTCCATATcatgcctcatggggaggaaaggaaattcgagttagtgtgccagccatccctgctaggggaaggctgtgtctgtaggagctcccagttctagggatccaagccagtatcttgtctcggctgagacaattaatcatcatccccagcctgagccttgcagcctcagctggaagaaagcaagcagccacctgcagtattccaggaagaagcataccctgtgagcacaactgaataccgtccagagaccaggagaagccaaattcctcctcagttaGTCAGTCCTCAAGATAGCAGAAGATAGTAAGCGCAGAAGAtattaattcctgccacattacagagccacaagcagacgacttatcctgcaaagagattcaggcacatgatagagcagaagatagattcctgccacacattgccaatacctgctaggACTtcagacaccgttgacactattactactaccacacagagacattacaccactctggcattcctaacctggtgcgtgagttacaacaccttaaagggtctGTGagtgtaccctgcgcacgctgcaattggcgtcacgaacaaaactattaactatcacttacacctgacccagccattgcatattatTGGCGTCAGAGTGCATTACCCCAATCCGGCTCATTgcacatccaaccggcctcacaaccacagaccatgtgtaaccacaccagcccaggacctccacatcaagcatgttcacctccatgatcgtctgagaccagccacccggacatcTGCAGCAACAATCCGTTTGCGTAactaaagaatttctgcacaaactgtcagaaaccgtctcggggaagctcatctgcatgctcgtcgtcctcatcggggtctggacctgactgcagttcgtcgtcgtaaccgactagAGTGGGCAAATGCTGACATTCGATGGCGTCTTGCACGTTGGAGAgccgttctgttcacggatgagtccaggGCAGAtgtcagacagtgtgtgtggcgtactgtgggtgagcggtttgctgacgtcaacgttgtggatcgagtggcccatggtggggttatggtatgggcaggcgcattggcccattgttgtgccattcatccacgaccatcacctcatgttgcagcatgataatgcacggccccaaaGCCGGGTGACCTATATGTCTAAGGTTGCAGGTCCCAGAGACATTCAGCTGTCTCAGACTTCTCTATTTGTGGTTTATATATTATTGCCATGCTGggctctaggaaagctgggtgacaaccccggTAGGAGCTGTGGTCATGTAGATTATCACCCAGCTTTTAAGGTAAAGGGGATTCCGGGATTGCCTTCTTCTGGAAGTAGTACCACAACGGTCCTTGGTTTGTGTCCTGAACTGCATctcagccccactgaaatgacaggggaagagctgcaataccacacacaacctgtggaccagGGTGGCGCTATATTTTGAaagaaaacagccatgttttACTAGCTCTATAAACTCTTTTTTAGTTTAATTTTTGATCCGTAGTTTATAGGGAATTCACTCCAGTAATTAACTATTCCATGGGGTCttaaaaatttggggggggggggggggggggattaaaaaaaaaaaaaaaagttttagggcACCAAAGGACTTGACCTACAAAAGTATTTTTCACCCAAAGAACAGAACAATTCAGAGAGGGCCCCCTATCTGAATTAAGCGGTATTGGGGCTGGTGTGAACGGCACTGTCAGTCCTGTAGACGGAGCTGGGGTCCCATAGGCGCACTAGCGCTACATTCAGAGGGACCTCTTGTTCTGGGGATCACAGCCCTCCACGATCTAGTATTTAGCTCCTATCCTGTGCGATAACTGAATAGTTGTAAAAACAGGGGGTTGATGGGAGAAGACGGAAAAGCAGGGGCGGGCTTAAGGGCAAAAAATGAAGGGTTAGCATGTAGAGGGGTCCTCAGGGGAGGGACCGAGGTTTGGGGAGCTTTTGTGAAGTTTCTCGCAGCGGCTAATATTTTGTaggttttgtgtttttctgtttttgtgCCATTTTCCCCCTTTTTATTTCAAGTGAGCGGCCATGACGGCTATAACCGTCTATAGGCTGCTCATTGTttgaccttaaagggcttctgtcaccccactaaagtgttttttttttttttttgggctagtgaaattagttatattgcgatatatcacaatataattgtgttacttactttgatccagcagtttctgcaaaaaacgaagttttataatatgtaaattcggtctctaacagcaagtagggcggctacttgctggtagctgctgcagaaatccgccccctcgtcgtgttgattgacagggccagccgggatctcctcctccggccagccctgtcggcatttcaaaaatcacgcgcgcctctgttgattcggcgcaggcgctctgagatgaggaggctcgtctcctcagcactccctcagtgcgcctgcgccgatgacgtcttctatttcggtgatgtcatcggcgcaggcgcactgagggagtgctgaggagacgagcatCCTCATCTCAGagtgcgcgatttttgaaatgccgacagggctggccggaggaggagatcccggctggccctgtcaatcaacacgacgagagggcggatttctgcagcagctagcagcaagtagccgccctacttgctgttagagaccgaatttagatattataaaacttcgttttttgcagaaactgctggatcaaagtaagtaacacaattatattgtgatatatcgcaatataactaatttcactagcccaaaaaaaaaaatgactttagtggggtgacagaagccctttaaagggattctgtcaccagttttttgcccctccatttaaaaatatggttatgttcagggagctttagtgattcctaatgtggtcttataactgaaatctgtaggctaattttgtctaaaaaacgttataactaacctgtcattcatccaactaaggtgcccagggggatgctcatgtcttccagatgccgcccgcacccgccgccgttcgtgccctgctcctccttttctgacatcagcgccgcctcagaatcctttgttactcctccggctctccctcactcccccctccttcttctctaacatctcgcgcgtgcgcacagtcctgtgcctgatgcgcccgtgcggacttctccgttcggcttcatggagcgaagtgcgcatgcgccggcacttcgctcaacctcccgatgacctaaACACTGGCGCCAGCCTGTGCGCACGTGCGAGATGTtagagaaggaggggggagtgagggagagccggaggcgtaacaaaggattctgaggcggcgctgatgtcagaaaaggaggagctgggcaccagcggcgggtgcgggcggcatctggaagacatgcacatccccttgggcaccttagttggATGAATGACAGATTAGTTATAACGTTTTTTAGACAAAATTagcctacagatttcagttataagaccacattaggaatcactaaagctccctgaacataaccatatttttaaatggaggggcaaaaaactggtgacagaatccctttaaataatgttAAAAGCCTCGGAAGCAGCAAGCGTCCCTATGACAACACTTCTGGCAGCTTGGGCTTATCCGATGGCGCCTGGAAATGTGTGGACATTGATGTGGATGCATTCAGTCGGTCTCATTTATCAATTCAATCCGGCCTCTATGCAGAGGAATTATACAGATTTCCGCTTCAATTTTCTCACTGGGATTGGCGGCTACGGGCGAGGCGGACAGTTTTCCACATATTCGCCAGGCTTGTCATGGGGCTACGACCACGGGGCAAAAAGGAAAATCTTAGGAACACTAGAGCAGAGGAGCTTCAGTTTTGTTACTTCTGTGGCCCCATGACAACACTCCTTGCCCCGTCTGCTGGTTGCTCAGACTCGCTGGTGGTTTTTAttttgttacactgtatacaATAATTTGCTAAaagaattatattaaaaaaaaaaaaaaaaaacgccaaaaccTTGCGAGCGAATCTAGTCTTAAAACCAGTTTTGGACACGGATGGAGAGGTGCGTTTGTCCGTACGACAGGGCCTGAAGTATTGGACAGAGGCTTAATGACGAGGTTGGACGGGGTTTCATAGACCTAATTGTGCCAAGGTCATTTGATGAGGTCAGTGCAATGGCTTTAGTTATTTCATGTCAAGTACTCTGTCAACACTCCCTGCCCATCATTCCTGCGCTGTTCGCATTGATGCCAGTCCTGGTGCCATGTGCTGCGCTGATTGAGACTGCCAATTAGGATTTGTCATTAGGTAACACAATGGAATAGCTGTGACCTCGTAACGTGGTATTTCCAAATACCCAGAGCCCCAGGCCTCCTCGGCCACATGATAACACTTCTTGAGGGCAGAGTAATCTGTGCAATGAGGTCCTGTAGGTGGCTCCCTGGGCTCAGCTATAAATAGAAGACAACTTTTGGATTTTGCAATCTAAGTTCCTGGGCGGATGTACCCatcctaccttttttttttttttttttattctttatttatatgTTTCAAAAGTATTACAAAGCTTGCGACATGTTACATCACATATCACAAATATGCATAGCCGAAACCCGTCCAGCATACTAATACAGGTGACACACAGGTATCCTGACAATATAATCTTAATATACATTGCCGACGGCA
The sequence above is a segment of the Bufo gargarizans isolate SCDJY-AF-19 chromosome 6, ASM1485885v1, whole genome shotgun sequence genome. Coding sequences within it:
- the LOC122942362 gene encoding interleukin-17C-like, which encodes MHSLWVILLLAVWSINICCAKPSKHRNQHHNQDSIYCFSEKELEKTPSKVLHHFVSSKMHWDKYSAVNLVSKLEKNERRRKRRRRARQPTCPSMNTLKKGLALNERSISPWTYRIDTDKSRYPQKLAFAHCLCDRCISPESGKETSSVLVSQTMLVLQKKRCLDTPKFTFELEYISVPVACTCSVDRY